Below is a genomic region from Jatrophihabitans sp..
TGGTTGGGCCGGGTCGTCGCATCAAGAAGAGTGAGGAGGCTGGGATGGATTCGGACGAGCGTTTCACGGCGTTCGTCCGCGAACACACCCCGGCGCTGCTCAAGACCGCCTACCTGCTGACCCGCAATGCGGGCGAGGCCGAGGAGCTGGTGCAGGACACCCTGGCCTGGCTCTACCCGCGCTGGCAGCAGGTGGAGTTCGCCGATCACCAGCTGGCCTACGTCCGCAAGGCGGTGGTGAACCGGTTCCTGGCCGGTCGGCGGCGGATGTCGGCGACCGAGGTGCGTTTCGACGCGGCCAAGGAGCGGGTCTCGGATCGCCCGGTCGTCCGGGACCGGACCGCTGAGGTGGACGAGCGGATCGCCCTGTGGACGCTGATGGGCGAGCTGTCCGAGCGGCAGCGGGCGGCGTTGGTGCTGCGGTTCTTCCACGACCTGCCCGATGACGAGGTCGCCGGCGTCCTGGAATGCCGGGTGGGCACCGTACGCAGCCTGATCAGCCGGGCTCTGAGCACCTTGCGCACGGCCGGGAACTTCGCTGACGACACCGTCAGCGCGCGGTATCTGAGGAACGTGACATGAACACGACAGGCGTGGAGCACTGCCATGACCGCTAAGACCTTGACGGACGAGCTGCGCTCGGTGCTGCTGTTCCACGCGCTGGAGGCCCCCGAGCCCAACGCGACGGTCGACCGGATCCTGGCCGAGACGGTGGGCACGGTGACAGCGCTCGGCCTGCACGACGAGGCGCCCGAATCCAGCGCCGAGCCGCGCCCGCGACGCCGGTTGTCCTTGCAGCACCTGATGGCCGCCGCGGTCGTCGGGGTGCTGCTGATCTCGGTTGCCGGCATCAACTCCTTCCGTAACCGCAACGCGGGCCAGACGGCCACCGAGGCGAGTCAGGACCAGGTCAGCCAGCGGCAGCAGGATGACGCGGCGGCCGGCGGCGCAACGGCCGGGTCAGCGGGGCAGCCGGCGCCGGGGGCGGACCTCTCGGCCGAGGCCAAGCCGGTGGCGCCCCCGGCCTACGCCGGCCAGCGGTTGGACTGCGCCACGATCCCGGGCAGCAAGCTGACGGTCGGCCAGTCCGACCGCTTCAAGCTGTTGAGCGACGTGGAGGGCTATCTCTTCGAGTACCTGTGCGTCGCGCCGGACGGTCGGCGCTCGGCCAGCGAGGTGCAGATGTTCCAGCTGGCCGCGGGCAAGTGGCAGTACATGCAGACCCTGCCGCACCCGAACGCCTACGAGCATCTGGAATCCCTGAGCGCCGGGGCGACGGCGTACATCCAGTTCTCGGTCCACCGTCCCGGCGGCGTGCCCGGCGAGATCCGCCGGGCGGTGGTGGACCTGTCCAATCCCACTGACGACTCGAGCTATTTCGTGGTCGAGCCGTGCCTGCGCGAGCACCTGGAGGTGACGCTGACCCCGCTGCCCGATGCTGCCGCGCCGGCCTGGCGGCTGTCGCTGCGCAATCAGGGGCGGACGGATCCGGTCACCGGTAGCCGCAGCGACGCAGCTTGCGCGCTGGAGGGCTTTCCGCGGGTGAGCGCGCAGCGCGACGGCGACATCCTGAGCACGGCGACGCCCACCATGAACGGGCCGGCCGGCGGTGTCAGCCGGCAGAAGGCGCCGCCGATCATCATCCTCACCCGGGGTGCTACCGCGTCGGCGGTCATCGAGCAGAGTTCGCGGGCGGCGGCCGGCTCCTGCCTGCGCTCGGATCAGCTGGCGGTGACCCTGCCCAACGGGGTGTCGCTGGACCGGCTGCCGGCCGAGGTGGCCGGCTGCGGGCTGGTGGTGCACCCGCTGGTCGGCAATGCCCGGGGCTCGGACTGACCGATGGCCACCGGGTCACCGTTCACCGGGTCACCCGTCACCCGATCACCCAGTCACGGTCACGGGTCACCGTCACCGGGTCACTGGCTCGGCCAAGATCGCCAGGTGCTTCTCGCCGACCCGGGCCAGCAGCACCGTGATCGAGTTCGGCCCGGCCGGCTTGAGCTCGCGACGCAGCACGGCCGGGTCGATGTCCACGCCGCGTTTCTTGATCTCGAGGACCCCGACCTGCCGCCGGGCCAGCTCGGCTCGCAGCCGCTTGAGCGAGTACGGCAGCACGTCCAGCACCTCGAAGCCCCTGGCCAGCCCCGCCGCGGGGCCGCCGGCGGGCGCGTCGGCCGACAGGTAGGCCAGCTGCTCGGCGATCCGGCGGCCGCCGGGCAGCAGCGCGGCCAGTTGCCGCACCAGCCCCGCCCTGATCACCGCGCCGTCGGGCTCGTAGAGGTAGCGACCCACCGGTCCGACCCGCGGCTCGGCGGGGTCGGCGTCGGTCAGCCACAGGCCGGCCGGCAGTACCGTGGCACGGCGCCGGATGCCAGCGGTGGTGAACCCCGCCGACCACAGCACCGCCTCCTTCACCCCGCCGCCGAAGGACACCCACTCGGCCTCCAGGTCCGGCGGTATCAGGGCGTGCCCGATACCCGGGCCGAGCTTGGCCGCCGCCGGCCGCTCGCCGTCCAGCACCCGCAGCACGAACTCGAAGCTCGGCGAGTAGGCGGCCGGGTCGAAGGTGCGCCCGTGGGCGCCGCGCCTGGCCGGATCCAGGAACACCGACTCGGCGTGGCGCCAGCCGGCCTGCTCGGCCGAACCGAGGCTGATCCGCACCGGTTGCCC
It encodes:
- a CDS encoding SigE family RNA polymerase sigma factor — encoded protein: MDSDERFTAFVREHTPALLKTAYLLTRNAGEAEELVQDTLAWLYPRWQQVEFADHQLAYVRKAVVNRFLAGRRRMSATEVRFDAAKERVSDRPVVRDRTAEVDERIALWTLMGELSERQRAALVLRFFHDLPDDEVAGVLECRVGTVRSLISRALSTLRTAGNFADDTVSARYLRNVT
- a CDS encoding DUF4232 domain-containing protein, which produces MTAKTLTDELRSVLLFHALEAPEPNATVDRILAETVGTVTALGLHDEAPESSAEPRPRRRLSLQHLMAAAVVGVLLISVAGINSFRNRNAGQTATEASQDQVSQRQQDDAAAGGATAGSAGQPAPGADLSAEAKPVAPPAYAGQRLDCATIPGSKLTVGQSDRFKLLSDVEGYLFEYLCVAPDGRRSASEVQMFQLAAGKWQYMQTLPHPNAYEHLESLSAGATAYIQFSVHRPGGVPGEIRRAVVDLSNPTDDSSYFVVEPCLREHLEVTLTPLPDAAAPAWRLSLRNQGRTDPVTGSRSDAACALEGFPRVSAQRDGDILSTATPTMNGPAGGVSRQKAPPIIILTRGATASAVIEQSSRAAAGSCLRSDQLAVTLPNGVSLDRLPAEVAGCGLVVHPLVGNARGSD